From Coffea arabica cultivar ET-39 chromosome 2e, Coffea Arabica ET-39 HiFi, whole genome shotgun sequence, the proteins below share one genomic window:
- the LOC113728497 gene encoding uncharacterized protein, which yields MVDDLVKVFDRFDLSNKESSGITLDGVDEDIGKEECRKSLFGRIMGDRIANFTGVKNFVNQVWGFPKNMVAVELGANLFQFNFSDAMDMEKVLDGRPYTIDNQLLNVKVWEEGIDRRMEAFQNAHIWVQLWNLPVHWITKEIGIKIGGIFEAVEDIIIPLGGSKEGRHIKLKVVINISLPLLRGTVVKLNGMNIWVDFRYEKCPDFCYGCDLIGHNDKACRLKAGTNRGNPKPQYGAWMRALAKGTSPKKRTEY from the coding sequence ATGGTTGACGACCTTGTGAAAGTGTTCGACAGATTTGATTTATCCAACAAAGAAAGTTCAGGTATTACTTTGGACGGGGTAGATGAGGATATAGGCAAGGAAGAATGCAGGAAAAGCCTTTTTGGAAGAATAATGGGAGATAGAATCGCCAACTTCACAGGAGTGAAGAATTTTGTCAATCAAGTGTGGGGTTTTCCAAAGAACATGGTGGCAGTTGAATTAGGGGCAAATCTATTCCAATTCAATTTCTCCGATGCGATGGATATGGAAAAGGTTCTGGACGGAAGACCTTACACAATAGACAACCAGCTCCTCAATGTTAAGGTGTGGGAAGAAGGAATTGATCGCCGAATGGAGGCATTTCAAAATGCGCACATCTGGGTTCAATTATGGAACTTGCCAGTTCATTGGATCACAAAAGAAATAGGGATAAAGATTGGTGGTATTTTTGAAGCTGTGGAGGACATTATCATCCCTTTGGGGGGCAGCAAAGAAGGGAGACATATAAAGCTGAAAGTAGTGATTAATATATCCCTTCCCCTGCTTAGAGGAACTGTGGTCAAGTTAAATGGAATGAATATATGGGTGGACTTTAGGTACGAAAAGTGCCCAGACTTCTGCTATGGATGCGATTTAATTGGGCACAATGACAAAGCTTGCAGGCTCAAAGCAGGTACAAACAGGGGTAACCCCAAACCTCAATACGGGGCCTGGATGAGAGCTCTGGCCAAAGGAACTTCCCCAAAAAAGAGAACAGAGTACTGA
- the LOC113730684 gene encoding uncharacterized protein, with amino-acid sequence MMGWWKNKREVRLLVPLLLPLCFYWVAEEMTKSVLVDVTTNALCPGHSTCEEAIYLNGLQQTVVGIFKMVVLPVLGQLSDDYGRKPLLLITVSTTIFPFCLLIISKSKSFVYAYYVLRTISFIISQGSIFCIAAAYVADVIDDSKRTTGLCWMMGLFSASHVLGNVLARFLPEDSIFVVSITLLIFCSLYMALFLPETVTSAPIGDQRLPFLKKAFKIVEQRYNSMRRAAIIVISSPALKCISLISFFYELGMSGIATVLLYYLKAAFGFDKNQFSEILMVVGVGSIISQLVVFPSINPIVGEKIILCAALLSSVADALLYGLAWAAWVPYLAGSFGVVNILVKPATYALISQASSSTDQGKTQGFVAGVQAIASLLSPLAMTPLTNLFLSRNAPFNCKGFSLVCASISVAISLIFAWMLKRNPSNQTSENDEENIEAPLLS; translated from the exons ATGATGGGGTGgtggaaaaacaagagagaagttAGACTTCTGGTGCCTCTACTGCTGCCGCTATGCTTTTACTGGGTTGCTGAAGAGATGACTAAATCAGTTCTTGTGGATGTCACAACTAATGCTCTTTGTCCTGGCCACTCCACTTGCGAAGAAGCCATCTATCTCAATGGTCTTCAGCAAACT GTTGTTGGAATATTCAAAATGGTGGTTCTTCCGGTTTTAGGTCAACTTTCAGATGATTATGGTCGAAAGCCGCTTCTCCTTATTACTGTGTCAACTACTATATTTCCATTTT GTTTGCTCATCATCAGTAAGTCAAAGAGCTTTGTGTATGCTTATTACGTTCTTCGCACAATTTCTTTCATCATAAGTCAAGGAAGTATTTTCTGCATTGCTGCTGCATATGTG GCAGATGTCATCGATGACAGCAAAAGAACTACTGGTCTATGCTGGATGATGGGACTTTTTTCTGCTTCCCATGTCCTGGGAAATGTTCTTGCACGTTTTCTTCCCGAGGATAGCATTTTTGTG GTTTCAATTACCCTCTTGATCTTTTGCTCTCTTTATATGGCTCTGTTTTTGCCTGAGACTGTAACTTCAGCTCCAATAGGAGACCAACGCTTACCATTCTTGAAGAAGGCATTTAAGATTGTTGAACAGCGATATAACTCAATGAGACGTGCTGCAATTATTGTTATCAGCAG CCCAGCACTGAAGTGTATTTCTCTTATTTCGTTCTTCTATGAACTGGGGATGTCTGGGATTGCTACCGTCTTATTG TATTATCTGAAGGCAGCTTTTGGTTTTGACAAAAATCAATTTTCAGAAATTCTGATGGTGGTAGGAGTAGGTTCTATCATTTCTCAG TTGGTGGTGTTTCCTAGCATCAATCCGATAGTTGGGGAGAAAATTATCCTGTGTGCAGCATTGCTCTCATCTGTAGCAGAT GCATTGCTGTATGGCTTGGCATGGGCTGCATGG GTACCGTACCTTGCTGGTTCCTTTGGAGTTGTTAATATTCTTGTGAAACCTGCT ACGTACGCTCTCATATCACAAGCATCGAGTTCCACTGATCAG GGAAAGACGCAAGGTTTTGTTGCGGGCGTGCAGGCCATTGCAAGTCTGTTGTCACCACTAGCAATGACTCCATTGACCA ATTTATTCCTGTCAAGAAATGCACCATTCAACTGCAAAGGTTTCAGCCTTGTGTGTGCATCTATATCTGTG GCTATTTCACTGATTTTTGCTTGGATGCTAAAGCGGAATCCTTCAAACCAGACCTCAGAGAATGATGAAGAAAACATTGAAGCACCACTCTTGTCATAA
- the LOC113730683 gene encoding uncharacterized protein, producing the protein MMGWWKDKREVRLLVHLLLPLCFHWIAEEMTKSVLVDVTTDALCPGHSTCEEAIYLNGLQQTVVGIFKMVVLPVLGQLSDDYGRKPLLLITVSTTIFPFSLLIISKSKSFVYAYYVLRTISFIISQGSIFCIAAAYVADVIDDNKRTTGLCWMMGLFSASHVLGNVLARFLPEDSIFVVSITLLIFCSLYMALFLPETVTSAPIGDQRLPFLKKAFKIVEQRYNSMRRAAIIVISSPALKCISLISFFYELGMSGIDSVLLYYLKAAFGFDKNQFSEILMVVGVGSIISQLLVLPSINPIVGEKVILCAALLSSVAYALLYGLAWAAWVPYLAASFGVVNILVKPATYALISKASSSSDQGKTQGFVAGVQAISSLLSPLAMTPLTNLFLSRNAPFNCKGFSLVCASISVAISLIFAWMLKRNPSNQTSENDEENIEAPLLSS; encoded by the exons ATGATGGGGTGGTGGAAAGACAAGAGAGAAGTTAGACTTCTGGTGCACCTACTGCTGCCGCTATGCTTTCACTGGATTGCTGAAGAGATGACTAAATCAGTTCTTGTGGATGTCACAACTGATGCTCTTTGTCCTGGCCACTCCACTTGCGAAGAAGCCATCTACCTCAATGGTCTTCAGCAAACT GTTGTTGGAATATTCAAAATGGTGGTTCTTCCGGTTTTAGGCCAACTTTCAGATGATTATGGTCGAAAGCCACTTCTCCTTATTACTGTGTCAACTACTATATTTCCATTTT CCTTGCTCATCATCAGTAAGTCAAAGAGCTTTGTGTATGCTTATTACGTACTTCGCACAATTTCTTTCATCATAAGTCAAGGAAGTATTTTCTGCATTGCTGCTGCATATGTG GCAGATGTCATCGATGACAACAAAAGAACTACTGGTCTATGCTGGATGATGGGACTTTTTTCTGCTTCCCATGTCCTGGGAAATGTTCTTGCACGTTTTCTTCCCGAGGATAGCATTTTTGTG GTTTCAATTACCCTCTTGATCTTTTGCTCTCTTTATATGGCTCTGTTTTTGCCTGAGACTGTAACTTCAGCTCCAATAGGAGACCAACGCTTACCATTCTTGAAGAAGGCATTTAAGATTGTTGAACAGCGATATAACTCAATGAGACGTGCTGCAATTATTGTTATCAGCAG CCCAGCACTGAAGTGTATTTCTCTTATTTCGTTCTTCTATGAACTGGGGATGTCTGGGATCGACAGCGTCTTACTG TATTATCTGAAGGCAGCTTTTGGTTTTGACAAAAATCAATTTTCAGAAATTCTGATGGTGGTAGGAGTGGGTTCTATCATTTCCCAG TTGCTGGTGCTTCCCAGCATCAATCCGATAGTTGGGGAGAAAGTTATCCTGTGTGCAGCATTACTCTCATCCGTAGCATAT GCATTGCTGTATGGCTTGGCATGGGCTGCATGG GTACCGTACCTTGCTGCTTCCTTTGGAGTTGTTAATATTCTTGTGAAACCTGCT ACGTATGCTCTCATATCAAAAGCATCGAGTTCCAGTGATCAG GGAAAGACGCAAGGTTTTGTTGCGGGCGTGCAGGCCATTTCAAGTCTGTTGTCACCACTAGCAATGACTCCATTGACCA ATTTATTCCTGTCAAGAAATGCACCATTCAACTGCAAAGGTTTCAGCCTTGTATGTGCATCTATATCTGTG GCTATTTCACTGATTTTTGCTTGGATGCTAAAGCGGAATCCTTCAAACCAGACCTCAGAGAATGATGAAGAAAACATTGAAGCACCACTCTTGTCATCATAA